In Musa acuminata AAA Group cultivar baxijiao chromosome BXJ3-9, Cavendish_Baxijiao_AAA, whole genome shotgun sequence, a single genomic region encodes these proteins:
- the LOC103997324 gene encoding ras-related protein Rab5A yields the protein MAAAGSNKIKNAKLVLLGDVGTGKSSLVLRYVKGQFVEFQESTIGAAFFSQAVAVNDETVKFEIWDTAGQERYHSLAPMYYRGAAAAVIVYDITNLATFARAKKWVQELQAQGSPNTIMALAGNKADLLEARQVSAQEAQTYANENGLFFMETSAKTAINVNDIFYEIAKRLIQAQPVQNPQGMILAGRPSERPSTAGSCCS from the exons ATGGCGGCTGCTGGAAGCAATAAGATCAAGAACGCGAAATTG GTTCTTCTCGGAGATGTGGGGACTGGAAAGTCTAGCCTGGTATTGCGTTACGTAAAAGGCCAGTTTGTTGAATTCCAG GAATCAACAATTGGCGCTGCATTCTTCTCACAGGCAGTCGCAGTCAATGATGAGACAGTGAAGTTTGAGATTTGGGACACGGCTGGGCAAGAGAGGTACCACAGCTTGGCTCCTATGTATTACAGAGGAGCTGCAGCTGCTGTGATTGTTTATGACATAACCAATCTG GCTACATTTGCTAGAGCAAAGAAGTGGGTTCAAGAACTTCAAGCTCAAG GTAGCCCAAACACTATAATGGCTCTTGCTGGTAATAAAGCTGATTTGTTAGAGGCTAGACAGGTTTCTGCTCAG GAAGCCCAAACCTATGCTAATGAGAACGGTCTCTTCTTCATGGAAACTTCTGCTAAAACAGCAATCAATGTTAATGATATATTCTATGAAATTG CAAAAAGACTAATCCAAGCTCAGCCAGTACAGAACCCTCAAGGAATGATTCTAGCTGGTAGGCCAAGCGAGAGACCATCCACTGCTGGTTCTTGCTGCTCTTAG
- the LOC135648709 gene encoding uncharacterized protein LOC135648709 isoform X3, protein MEYKLRRNDTIIKGAIIFDSNSIITISPINLHGLQKYDGCCFYIGTPQKKEYFLSAETPGAAKAWVATLHATQLVLHAHKEAVTNLSGSGSVKLGTIATVVATANSTAMEASKEIEAAMRISMKAALGLLTNKANEGQLDDLTIMKETIRVKDEELQQLAKDICARDSTIKDIADKLMETAEAAEAAASAAHAIDGERRIACLEIEHLTYDAQKQLETAQLKLREYEEKVMALATERELLLKQRDSAFQEAHQWRSELAKAREHAVILEAAVFRAEERARALEVDAGARVNDAVEKALTAAKEKEDLLALVNVLQTQVQRQQSNTKQVCEERSEARSTTDVTTKHVDLSEDDVDKACLSDPRVLLDSADTEVQLGVDGVEICSIGDAEWGNFQSTAARIADVREISLESEESSLDIPVVGTPIDDHQHGGRSLQP, encoded by the exons ATGGAATACAA GCTTCGGAGAAATGATACAATTATAAAGGGAGCaatcatatttgattcaaacagcATAATCACTATCTCCCCCATAAACCTCCA TGGACTGCAAAAGTATGATGGTTGCTGTTTTT ATATTGGAACTCCACAGAAAAAGGAATATTTCCTCTCTGCAGAAACTCCTGGTGCTGCAAAAGCTTGGGTAGCCACCTTACA TGCAACTCAGTTGGTACTGCATGCTCATAAGGAAGCAGTTACTAATTTGAGTGGGAGTGGTTCTGTGAAATTGGGAACAATTGCCACTGTGGTTGCAACTGCTAACTCAACTGCAATGGAAGCCTCAAAGGAAATTGAAGCAGCAATGAGAATCTCCATGAAAGCTGCTTTGGGCTTGTTGACTAATAAGGCAAATGAAGGTCAATTAGATGATTTGACCATTATGAAG GAAACTATTAGAGTTAAAGATGAGGAACTACAGCAGCTGGCTAAGGATATTTGTGCTCGTGATTCCACCATAAAAGACATAGCTGATAAGCTGATGGAGACAGCTGAGGCTGCTGAAGCTGCTGCTTCTGCAGCTCATGCAATAGATGGGGAGAGAAGAATTGCCTGCTTGGAAATTGAGCACCTAACATATGATGCACAGAAGCAACTAGAAACTGCCCAGCTTAAG TTGAGAGAATATGAAGAAAAGGTGATGGCCTTAGCTACAGAACGAGAGCTGTTGCTAAAACAGAGGGATTCTGCTTTTCAGGAGGCACATCAGTGGCGTTCTGAGCTTGCAAAAGCTAGAGAACATGCTGTGATATTAGAAGCAGCTGTTTTCAGAGCTGAAGAAAGGGCCAGAGCATTAGAAGTAGATGCTGGGGCTAGAGTAAATGATGCTGTAGAAAAAGCATTGACTGCAGCAAAGGAAAAAGAAGATCTTTTAGCACTTGTGAATGTTTTGCAAACACAAGTTCAGAG ACAACAGAGCAACACAAAGCAGGTATGCGAAGAGAGATCTGAGGCACGGTCAACCACTGACGTCACGACAAAGCATGTTGACCTATCAGAAGATGATGTAGATAAAGCTTGCTTAAGTGATCCAAGAGTACTTCTAGATTCTGCTGACACTGAAGTCCAACTGGGAGTCGATGGAGTAGAGATCTGTTCTATTGGTGATGCTGAGTGGGGTAATTTCCAGTCCACAGCCGCAAGAATAGCTGATGTGCGAGAGATCTCCCTCGAATCAGAAGAAAGCAGCTTGGATATTCCTGTTGTTGGCACCCCAATTGATGATCATCAACATGGGGGGCGCTCACTCCAGCCATGA
- the LOC135648667 gene encoding transcription factor JUNGBRUNNEN 1-like, translating to MEERREKSGEQQVRVVEEEEEAAEDDPVLPGFRFHPTDEELVGFYLRRKVEKKCFSIEIIREIDIYKHDPWDLPKVVSAREKEWYFFCLRGRKYRNSIRPNRVTGSGFWKATGIDRPIYSAKDPGGECIGLKKSLVYYRGSAGKGTKTDWMMHEYRLPCKNSDTATPSIHEAEIWTICRIFKRNTFKKSWKQSNNVKLPTDSSSKSSSFESDDGGNEFKFLASSSYLNEEEMKYVGNCFGENEQIYGSQWNSMAQAPTPTLHSDVVSTTPSVNDFFRDGNWDELGRIVGFMTDQSVASCCQYP from the exons ATGGAGGAGAGGAGGGAGAAGAGTGGAGAGCAGCAAGTGAGGGtagtagaggaggaggaggaggcggcggaggatGATCCGGTGCTTCCGGGGTTCCGGTTTCATCCCACGGATGAAGAGCTCGTGGGTTTCTATCTGAGGAGGAAGGTGGAGAAAAAGTGCTTCAGCATAGAGATCATCAGAGAGATTGACATCTACAAGCATGATCCGTGGGATCTCCCAA AAGTTGTGTCCGCTAGAGAGAAGGAATGGTACTTCTTTTGCTTGAGGGGTAGGAAGTACAGGAACAGCATCAGGCCTAACAGGGTCACCGGATCCGGATTCTGGAAGGCCACCGGCATCGACAGGCCGATATATTCTGCGAAAGACCCCGGCGGCGAATGCATCGGCCTGAAGAAATCCCTCGTCTACTACCGAGGAAGTGCAGGAAAAGGCACCAAGACGGACTGGATGATGCACGAGTACCGGCTTCCTTGCAAGAACTCCGACACCGCCACCCCCAGCATACACGAAGCT GAAATCTGGACGATATGTCGAATCTTCAAGAGGAACACCTTCAAAAAGAGCTGGAAGCAATCGAACAACGTGAAACTCCCAACTGATTCGAGCTCCAAAAGTAGCAGCTTCGAGTCCGACGACGGCGGAAACGAATTCAAGTTCCTCGCCTCCTCCAGCTACCTTAACGAGGAAGAAATGAAGTACGTCGGCAATTGCTTTGGGGAGAACGAGCAGATCTATGGGAGCCAGTGGAACTCCATGGCGCAAGCTCCCACGCCAACGTTGCACTCCGACGTAGTATCGACTACTCCTAGTGTGAACGACTTCTTCAGAGACGGCAACTGGGACGAGCTTGGAAGGATCGTGGGCTTCATGACAGACCAAAGTGTGGCCTCCTGTTGCCAATACCCCTAG
- the LOC103997319 gene encoding phytoene synthase 2, chloroplastic isoform X1 has product MSGSVVWVVSPKETSRSSGFSQFAGVKRRWWRSSSAGWSCARSASTARRSVSASLVVTPPRSSEALVYDVVLRQAALVGEARRKRAVDAVEAPPAPLRGDLLDAAYERCGEVCAEYAKTFYLGTMLMTPERRRAIWAIYVWCRRTDELVDGPNASHITPTALDRWSNRLEDLFAGRPYDMYDAALSDTVSNFPVDMQPFKDMIEGMRMDLRKSRYKNFDELYLYCYYVAGTVGLMSVPVMGIAPHSKASAESVYSAALALGIANQLTNILRDVGEDSRRGRVYLPQDELAHAGLSDDDVFEGRVTDKWRTFMKGQITRARMFFDEAEKGIYELNSASRWPVLASLLLYRQILDAIEANDYNNFTKRAYVGKAKKLASLPIAYAKAVIVGPSRFVGTL; this is encoded by the exons ATGTCTGGCTCTGTTGTTTGGGTTGTGTCACCCAAGGAGACCAGCAGGAGCTCTGGGTTCAGCCAGTTCGCGGGGGTGAAGAGGAGATGGTGGAGGAGCAGCAGTGCGGGGTGGAGCTGCGCCCGGTCGGCGTCGACcgcccgccgctcggtctcggccAGCTTGGTCGTCACACCGCCGAGATCCTCCGAGGCGTTGGTCTACGACGTGGTCCTCCGGCAGGCGGCGCTGGTCGGCGAGGCGAGGAGGAAGAGGGCGGTGGACGCGGTGGAAGCCCCGCCGGCGCCGCTGCGAGGGGACCTACTCGACGCGGCGTACGAGCGGTGCGGCGAGGTGTGCGCCGAGTATGCCAAGACTTTCTACTTGG GAACAATGCTTATGACTCCTGAGAGGAGGAGAGCCATTTGGGCAATCTATG TGTGGTGCAGAAGAACCGATGAACTCGTGGACGGCCCTAACGCTTCCCATATAACACCCACTGCGCTGGATCGCTGGTCGAACAGGTTGGAAGATCTGTTTGCAGGCCGTCCATATGACATGTATGATGCAGCTCTATCCGACACCGTATCCAATTTCCCGGTAGACATGCAG CCATTCAAGGACATGATAGAAGGAATGAGAATGGACCTGCGGAAATCGAGGTACAAGAATTTCGACGAACTCTATCTCTACTGCTACTATGTCGCCGGCACGGTGGGGCTCATGAGTGTGCCGGTGATGGGAATTGCCCCACACTCGAAGGCCTCAGCCGAGAGCGTCTACAGCGCAGCATTAGCTCTTGGCATCGCGAATCAACTCACCAACATACTCAGGGATGTCGGAGAGGA CTCCAGGAGGGGGAGAGTGTACCTTCCTCAAGATGAACTGGCCCACGCTGGTCTGTCAGATGATGACGTCTTCGAAGGGAGGGTGACAGACAAATGGCGGACCTTCATGAAGGGTCAAATTACGCGAGCCAGGATGTTCTTCGACGAGGCCGAGAAGGGCATATATGAGCTGAACTCAGCCAGCAGATGGCCG GTTTTGGCTTCGTTGCTGCTGTATCGGCAGATTCTGGATGCCATTGAAGCAAACGACTACAACAACTTCACCAAGCGTGCATACGTAGGGAAAGCAAAGAAACTGGCTTCATTACCCATAGCATATGCCAAGGCAGTAATTGTAGGCCCTTCAAGATTTGTAGGAACACTATAA
- the LOC135648709 gene encoding uncharacterized protein LOC135648709 isoform X1, translating into MASNGSAARTGDVESSLEKIKRQLMSGSGKYLLQGPLLKRSETVWPLISRSFFIEQLRKWNERWVILDPTTGKMEYKLRRNDTIIKGAIIFDSNSIITISPINLHGLQKYDGCCFYIGTPQKKEYFLSAETPGAAKAWVATLHATQLVLHAHKEAVTNLSGSGSVKLGTIATVVATANSTAMEASKEIEAAMRISMKAALGLLTNKANEGQLDDLTIMKETIRVKDEELQQLAKDICARDSTIKDIADKLMETAEAAEAAASAAHAIDGERRIACLEIEHLTYDAQKQLETAQLKLREYEEKVMALATERELLLKQRDSAFQEAHQWRSELAKAREHAVILEAAVFRAEERARALEVDAGARVNDAVEKALTAAKEKEDLLALVNVLQTQVQRQQSNTKQVCEERSEARSTTDVTTKHVDLSEDDVDKACLSDPRVLLDSADTEVQLGVDGVEICSIGDAEWGNFQSTAARIADVREISLESEESSLDIPVVGTPIDDHQHGGRSLQP; encoded by the exons ATGGCTTCCAATGGGAGTGCCGCG AGGACGGGGGATGTAGAAAGCAGTTTGGAGAAAATTAAGCGGCAGCTGATGTCAGGGTCGGGGAAGTATCTGCTGCAGGGCCCGCTTCTCAAGCGATCGGAGACGGTGTGGCCTTTGATCTCGCGTTCTTT TTTTATTGAACAGCTGCGGAAATGGAATGAACGTTGGGTGATCCTAGATCCAACTACGGGAAAAATGGAATACAA GCTTCGGAGAAATGATACAATTATAAAGGGAGCaatcatatttgattcaaacagcATAATCACTATCTCCCCCATAAACCTCCA TGGACTGCAAAAGTATGATGGTTGCTGTTTTT ATATTGGAACTCCACAGAAAAAGGAATATTTCCTCTCTGCAGAAACTCCTGGTGCTGCAAAAGCTTGGGTAGCCACCTTACA TGCAACTCAGTTGGTACTGCATGCTCATAAGGAAGCAGTTACTAATTTGAGTGGGAGTGGTTCTGTGAAATTGGGAACAATTGCCACTGTGGTTGCAACTGCTAACTCAACTGCAATGGAAGCCTCAAAGGAAATTGAAGCAGCAATGAGAATCTCCATGAAAGCTGCTTTGGGCTTGTTGACTAATAAGGCAAATGAAGGTCAATTAGATGATTTGACCATTATGAAG GAAACTATTAGAGTTAAAGATGAGGAACTACAGCAGCTGGCTAAGGATATTTGTGCTCGTGATTCCACCATAAAAGACATAGCTGATAAGCTGATGGAGACAGCTGAGGCTGCTGAAGCTGCTGCTTCTGCAGCTCATGCAATAGATGGGGAGAGAAGAATTGCCTGCTTGGAAATTGAGCACCTAACATATGATGCACAGAAGCAACTAGAAACTGCCCAGCTTAAG TTGAGAGAATATGAAGAAAAGGTGATGGCCTTAGCTACAGAACGAGAGCTGTTGCTAAAACAGAGGGATTCTGCTTTTCAGGAGGCACATCAGTGGCGTTCTGAGCTTGCAAAAGCTAGAGAACATGCTGTGATATTAGAAGCAGCTGTTTTCAGAGCTGAAGAAAGGGCCAGAGCATTAGAAGTAGATGCTGGGGCTAGAGTAAATGATGCTGTAGAAAAAGCATTGACTGCAGCAAAGGAAAAAGAAGATCTTTTAGCACTTGTGAATGTTTTGCAAACACAAGTTCAGAG ACAACAGAGCAACACAAAGCAGGTATGCGAAGAGAGATCTGAGGCACGGTCAACCACTGACGTCACGACAAAGCATGTTGACCTATCAGAAGATGATGTAGATAAAGCTTGCTTAAGTGATCCAAGAGTACTTCTAGATTCTGCTGACACTGAAGTCCAACTGGGAGTCGATGGAGTAGAGATCTGTTCTATTGGTGATGCTGAGTGGGGTAATTTCCAGTCCACAGCCGCAAGAATAGCTGATGTGCGAGAGATCTCCCTCGAATCAGAAGAAAGCAGCTTGGATATTCCTGTTGTTGGCACCCCAATTGATGATCATCAACATGGGGGGCGCTCACTCCAGCCATGA
- the LOC135648709 gene encoding uncharacterized protein LOC135648709 isoform X2: MASNGSAARTGDVESSLEKIKRQLMSGSGKYLLQGPLLKRSETLRKWNERWVILDPTTGKMEYKLRRNDTIIKGAIIFDSNSIITISPINLHGLQKYDGCCFYIGTPQKKEYFLSAETPGAAKAWVATLHATQLVLHAHKEAVTNLSGSGSVKLGTIATVVATANSTAMEASKEIEAAMRISMKAALGLLTNKANEGQLDDLTIMKETIRVKDEELQQLAKDICARDSTIKDIADKLMETAEAAEAAASAAHAIDGERRIACLEIEHLTYDAQKQLETAQLKLREYEEKVMALATERELLLKQRDSAFQEAHQWRSELAKAREHAVILEAAVFRAEERARALEVDAGARVNDAVEKALTAAKEKEDLLALVNVLQTQVQRQQSNTKQVCEERSEARSTTDVTTKHVDLSEDDVDKACLSDPRVLLDSADTEVQLGVDGVEICSIGDAEWGNFQSTAARIADVREISLESEESSLDIPVVGTPIDDHQHGGRSLQP, translated from the exons ATGGCTTCCAATGGGAGTGCCGCG AGGACGGGGGATGTAGAAAGCAGTTTGGAGAAAATTAAGCGGCAGCTGATGTCAGGGTCGGGGAAGTATCTGCTGCAGGGCCCGCTTCTCAAGCGATCGGAGACG CTGCGGAAATGGAATGAACGTTGGGTGATCCTAGATCCAACTACGGGAAAAATGGAATACAA GCTTCGGAGAAATGATACAATTATAAAGGGAGCaatcatatttgattcaaacagcATAATCACTATCTCCCCCATAAACCTCCA TGGACTGCAAAAGTATGATGGTTGCTGTTTTT ATATTGGAACTCCACAGAAAAAGGAATATTTCCTCTCTGCAGAAACTCCTGGTGCTGCAAAAGCTTGGGTAGCCACCTTACA TGCAACTCAGTTGGTACTGCATGCTCATAAGGAAGCAGTTACTAATTTGAGTGGGAGTGGTTCTGTGAAATTGGGAACAATTGCCACTGTGGTTGCAACTGCTAACTCAACTGCAATGGAAGCCTCAAAGGAAATTGAAGCAGCAATGAGAATCTCCATGAAAGCTGCTTTGGGCTTGTTGACTAATAAGGCAAATGAAGGTCAATTAGATGATTTGACCATTATGAAG GAAACTATTAGAGTTAAAGATGAGGAACTACAGCAGCTGGCTAAGGATATTTGTGCTCGTGATTCCACCATAAAAGACATAGCTGATAAGCTGATGGAGACAGCTGAGGCTGCTGAAGCTGCTGCTTCTGCAGCTCATGCAATAGATGGGGAGAGAAGAATTGCCTGCTTGGAAATTGAGCACCTAACATATGATGCACAGAAGCAACTAGAAACTGCCCAGCTTAAG TTGAGAGAATATGAAGAAAAGGTGATGGCCTTAGCTACAGAACGAGAGCTGTTGCTAAAACAGAGGGATTCTGCTTTTCAGGAGGCACATCAGTGGCGTTCTGAGCTTGCAAAAGCTAGAGAACATGCTGTGATATTAGAAGCAGCTGTTTTCAGAGCTGAAGAAAGGGCCAGAGCATTAGAAGTAGATGCTGGGGCTAGAGTAAATGATGCTGTAGAAAAAGCATTGACTGCAGCAAAGGAAAAAGAAGATCTTTTAGCACTTGTGAATGTTTTGCAAACACAAGTTCAGAG ACAACAGAGCAACACAAAGCAGGTATGCGAAGAGAGATCTGAGGCACGGTCAACCACTGACGTCACGACAAAGCATGTTGACCTATCAGAAGATGATGTAGATAAAGCTTGCTTAAGTGATCCAAGAGTACTTCTAGATTCTGCTGACACTGAAGTCCAACTGGGAGTCGATGGAGTAGAGATCTGTTCTATTGGTGATGCTGAGTGGGGTAATTTCCAGTCCACAGCCGCAAGAATAGCTGATGTGCGAGAGATCTCCCTCGAATCAGAAGAAAGCAGCTTGGATATTCCTGTTGTTGGCACCCCAATTGATGATCATCAACATGGGGGGCGCTCACTCCAGCCATGA
- the LOC103997319 gene encoding phytoene synthase 2, chloroplastic isoform X2, translating into MVEEQQCGVELRPVGVDRPPLGLGQLGRHTAEILRGVGLRRGPPAGGAGRRGEEEEGGGRGGSPAGAAARGPTRRGVRAVRRGTMLMTPERRRAIWAIYVWCRRTDELVDGPNASHITPTALDRWSNRLEDLFAGRPYDMYDAALSDTVSNFPVDMQPFKDMIEGMRMDLRKSRYKNFDELYLYCYYVAGTVGLMSVPVMGIAPHSKASAESVYSAALALGIANQLTNILRDVGEDSRRGRVYLPQDELAHAGLSDDDVFEGRVTDKWRTFMKGQITRARMFFDEAEKGIYELNSASRWPVLASLLLYRQILDAIEANDYNNFTKRAYVGKAKKLASLPIAYAKAVIVGPSRFVGTL; encoded by the exons ATGGTGGAGGAGCAGCAGTGCGGGGTGGAGCTGCGCCCGGTCGGCGTCGACcgcccgccgctcggtctcggccAGCTTGGTCGTCACACCGCCGAGATCCTCCGAGGCGTTGGTCTACGACGTGGTCCTCCGGCAGGCGGCGCTGGTCGGCGAGGCGAGGAGGAAGAGGGCGGTGGACGCGGTGGAAGCCCCGCCGGCGCCGCTGCGAGGGGACCTACTCGACGCGGCGTACGAGCGGTGCGGCGAG GAACAATGCTTATGACTCCTGAGAGGAGGAGAGCCATTTGGGCAATCTATG TGTGGTGCAGAAGAACCGATGAACTCGTGGACGGCCCTAACGCTTCCCATATAACACCCACTGCGCTGGATCGCTGGTCGAACAGGTTGGAAGATCTGTTTGCAGGCCGTCCATATGACATGTATGATGCAGCTCTATCCGACACCGTATCCAATTTCCCGGTAGACATGCAG CCATTCAAGGACATGATAGAAGGAATGAGAATGGACCTGCGGAAATCGAGGTACAAGAATTTCGACGAACTCTATCTCTACTGCTACTATGTCGCCGGCACGGTGGGGCTCATGAGTGTGCCGGTGATGGGAATTGCCCCACACTCGAAGGCCTCAGCCGAGAGCGTCTACAGCGCAGCATTAGCTCTTGGCATCGCGAATCAACTCACCAACATACTCAGGGATGTCGGAGAGGA CTCCAGGAGGGGGAGAGTGTACCTTCCTCAAGATGAACTGGCCCACGCTGGTCTGTCAGATGATGACGTCTTCGAAGGGAGGGTGACAGACAAATGGCGGACCTTCATGAAGGGTCAAATTACGCGAGCCAGGATGTTCTTCGACGAGGCCGAGAAGGGCATATATGAGCTGAACTCAGCCAGCAGATGGCCG GTTTTGGCTTCGTTGCTGCTGTATCGGCAGATTCTGGATGCCATTGAAGCAAACGACTACAACAACTTCACCAAGCGTGCATACGTAGGGAAAGCAAAGAAACTGGCTTCATTACCCATAGCATATGCCAAGGCAGTAATTGTAGGCCCTTCAAGATTTGTAGGAACACTATAA